A window from Pan paniscus chromosome 14, NHGRI_mPanPan1-v2.0_pri, whole genome shotgun sequence encodes these proteins:
- the PCID2 gene encoding LOW QUALITY PROTEIN: PCI domain-containing protein 2 (The sequence of the model RefSeq protein was modified relative to this genomic sequence to represent the inferred CDS: inserted 1 base in 1 codon) has translation MEHLVQSWCLLNILMLQTHDFKWPLQRXKCQQVLEPPYDEMFAAHLRCTYAVGNHDFIEAYKCQTVIVQSFLRAFQAHKEENWALPVMYAVALDLRVFANNADQQLVKRGKSKAGDMLEKAAELLMGCFRVCASDTRAGIEDSKKWGMLFLVNQLFKIYFKINKLHLCKPLIRAIDSSNLKDDYSTAQRVTYKYYVGRKAMFDSDFKQAEEYLSFAFEHCHRSSQKNKRMILIYLLPVKMLLGHMPTVELLKKYHLMQFAEVTRAVSEGNLLLLHEALAKHEAFFIRCGIFLILEKLKIITYRNLFKKVYLLLKTHQLSLDAFLVALKFMQVEDVDIDEVQCILANLIYMGHVKGYISHQHQKLVVSKQNPFPPLSTVC, from the exons ATGGAGCATCTTGTGCAGAGTTGGTGTCTTTTAAACATCCTCATGTTGCAAACCCACGACTTCAA atggcCTCTCCAGA AGAAGTGTCAACAAGTCTTGGAACCCCCTTATGATGAAATGTTTGCAGCTCATTTAAG GTGCACTTACGCAGTGGGGAATCATGACTTCATAGAGGCATACAAGTGCCAGACCGTGATAGTCCA ATCATTCTTGCGAGCATTCCAGGCccacaaagaagaaaactg GGCTCTGCCTGTCATGTATGCAGTAGCGCTTGACCTTCGAGTGTTTGCCAATAAT GCAGATCAACAGTTGGTAAAGAGAGGAAAAAGCAAAGCTGGGGACATGCTGGAAAAAGCAGCAGAGTTACTGATGGGCTGTTTCCGGGTCTGTGCCAGCGACAC CCGTGCTGGTATAGAGGACTCTAAGAAGTGGGGCATGCTGTTTCTGGTGAACCAGCTGTTTAAAATCTACTTCAAG ATCAACAAACTCCATTTATGTAAACCCCTAATTAGAGCAATTGACAGCTCAAACCTGAAAGACGATTACAGCACTGCACAGAGAGTAACATACAAATACTACGTTGGACGCAAGGCTATGTTTGACAGCGATTTTAAGCAAG CTGAGGAGTACCTGTCATTTGCCTTTGAGCATTGTCACCGTTCTAGTCAGAAGAACAAAAGGATGATTCTGATCTATTTGCTTCCAGTAAAAATGCTATTG GGTCACATGCCCACTGTGGAGCTCCTGAAAAAGTATCACCTGATGCAGTTTGCGGAAGTAACCAGAGCTGTGAG CGAGGGCAACCTGCTGCTGCTGCACGAGGCGCTGGCGAAGCACGAGGCCTTCTTCATTCGCTGCGGAATCTTCCTCATCCTGGAGAAGCTGAAGATCATCACCTACAGGAACCTCTTTAAGAAAGT GTATTTGTTACTGAAAACACACCAGCTGTCTCTGGATGCTTTTCTGGTTGCCTTGAAGTTCATGCAGGTGGAGGACGTGGACATTGACGAAGTTCAGTGTATTCTGGCTAACTTGATATACATG GGACACGTCAAAGGCTACATATCGCATCAGCATCAGAAGCTGGTGGTCAGCAAGCAGAACCCATTTCCTCCCCTGTCCACGGTGTGTTGA